A stretch of the Deltaproteobacteria bacterium genome encodes the following:
- a CDS encoding UbiD family decarboxylase, translated as MAKDLRTFIAQCERELPGEVIHITKEVNPANYDVTAIIKHLGAQKRFPIIIFDKPLNLNGKVGPIKLTMNCEISQAKTQIALGMPRNATRPEMAEKCLEMEEHRVPPTIIQRKDAPVKENTMVGKDVDMYQIPIMRHHEMDGGPYIVLSTITKDRKSGIYNLSYHRMEVKSKNSTALYASPRHLWKIFKDHEDAGLEMPVATVLGHHPAFHMGACYSGPFEVSEYDVIGGYLGEPLRLVASETFGDDLLIPADAEVVIEGVLKPGGRVVEGPFGEAPGYLGPQRYTTCVHYEVKAINYRNGAMYQSVITPEGDKPWMDLPREGAYLRRCREAVPGVTAVCKQGRHAHYNVFISMKKLSEGDPARAAAAALTFDHTKNVFVFDEDIDVFNPTDILWAIATRVQPHLQVNILKPLFRGNFLDPSLRDEIKTSGMIVDATRPTDRPFSPVSKCPDEAMARIKLEDYVPGEVLQHIPMDRTTYWA; from the coding sequence ATGGCGAAGGATTTAAGAACGTTTATCGCGCAGTGTGAGCGCGAGCTGCCAGGCGAGGTGATCCACATCACGAAAGAGGTGAACCCGGCCAACTACGATGTCACGGCGATTATCAAACATCTCGGGGCGCAGAAGCGGTTTCCGATCATCATCTTCGATAAGCCGTTAAACCTGAATGGCAAAGTCGGCCCGATCAAGTTGACGATGAACTGCGAGATCTCGCAGGCTAAGACGCAGATCGCGTTAGGCATGCCGCGCAACGCGACCCGGCCGGAGATGGCGGAAAAATGTTTGGAGATGGAAGAGCACCGCGTGCCGCCGACGATAATACAGAGGAAAGACGCGCCGGTGAAAGAAAACACCATGGTCGGCAAAGACGTCGACATGTACCAGATTCCGATCATGCGCCACCACGAAATGGACGGTGGACCGTATATCGTCTTGTCGACCATCACCAAGGACCGCAAGTCGGGCATCTACAACCTGTCGTATCACCGCATGGAAGTGAAATCGAAGAACTCGACGGCGCTCTACGCTTCGCCGCGCCACCTGTGGAAGATTTTCAAAGACCACGAGGACGCCGGCCTGGAAATGCCCGTCGCCACCGTGCTTGGCCATCATCCAGCGTTTCACATGGGCGCCTGCTACAGCGGGCCGTTTGAAGTCAGCGAGTACGACGTTATCGGCGGCTACCTTGGCGAACCGCTGCGCTTGGTCGCCTCGGAGACTTTTGGCGACGATCTGCTCATTCCCGCCGACGCTGAAGTCGTCATCGAAGGTGTGCTTAAACCAGGCGGCCGCGTGGTCGAAGGACCGTTCGGCGAAGCGCCGGGCTATTTGGGGCCGCAGCGCTACACCACCTGCGTGCATTACGAAGTCAAAGCGATCAACTATCGCAACGGGGCGATGTACCAATCGGTCATCACGCCGGAAGGCGACAAGCCCTGGATGGACCTGCCGCGCGAAGGTGCCTACCTGCGCCGCTGCCGCGAGGCGGTGCCCGGCGTCACCGCGGTCTGCAAGCAGGGTCGCCACGCGCACTACAATGTTTTCATCTCGATGAAAAAACTCTCCGAAGGCGATCCGGCGCGCGCCGCCGCCGCGGCGTTGACCTTCGACCATACCAAGAACGTGTTCGTGTTTGACGAAGACATCGACGTGTTCAACCCGACCGACATTCTCTGGGCCATCGCGACGCGCGTGCAACCGCACCTGCAAGTGAATATCTTGAAGCCGCTGTTCCGCGGCAACTTCTTGGATCCGTCGCTGCGCGACGAGATCAAGACCTCGGGCATGATCGTCGACGCCACTCGGCCGACCGACCGGCCGTTCTCGCCGGTGTCCAAGTGCCCCGACGAAGCGATGGCGCGCATCAAGTTGGAAGACTACGTCCCGGGTGAAGTGCTGCAGCACATCCCGATGGACCGCACGACATACTGGGCGTAG
- the purU gene encoding formyltetrahydrofolate deformylase: MPPHILRIDCPDEQGLVHKITGVLFNAGYNILDNQEFVDLEAKRFFMRTAFEGPTAPDRVVSYLEQILPQDSVVKLVSQERQPIVILATSEAHCLGDLLIRHFSGELPGEIKAVIANHETLGALVKPFGIPFHCVSHKDIDRPEHEKRIAEVIEGYRPEYIVLAKFMRILTPSFVARYRNRIINIHHSFLPAFIGAKPYHQAYQRGVKIIGATAHIVTDDLDTGPIIAQNVIPVNHAYTAAAMAQAGRDVEKIVLARAVKLVLEERVFLHGNRTVVFE; the protein is encoded by the coding sequence GTGCCGCCCCATATCCTCCGCATTGATTGCCCTGATGAGCAGGGCCTGGTTCACAAAATCACCGGCGTGCTCTTTAACGCCGGCTACAATATTCTTGATAATCAGGAGTTTGTTGATCTAGAGGCGAAGCGTTTCTTTATGCGGACGGCGTTCGAGGGGCCAACCGCGCCCGACCGTGTGGTGTCTTATTTAGAGCAGATTTTGCCGCAGGATTCCGTGGTCAAGCTGGTGTCGCAGGAGCGCCAGCCGATCGTAATTCTCGCGACTTCCGAAGCGCACTGTCTCGGCGATCTTTTGATCCGCCACTTCTCTGGTGAGCTACCGGGGGAGATTAAGGCTGTGATCGCCAATCACGAGACTCTTGGCGCGCTGGTTAAGCCGTTTGGCATCCCGTTTCACTGCGTCAGTCACAAAGACATCGATCGACCCGAGCACGAAAAACGCATTGCGGAAGTGATCGAAGGTTATCGCCCTGAATACATCGTGCTCGCGAAATTCATGCGTATTTTGACGCCGTCGTTCGTGGCACGCTACCGTAACCGCATCATCAACATCCACCATTCGTTCCTACCGGCGTTCATCGGCGCCAAGCCCTATCACCAGGCCTATCAACGCGGCGTGAAAATCATCGGCGCCACGGCGCACATCGTTACCGACGACCTCGACACCGGGCCGATCATTGCGCAGAACGTTATCCCGGTGAATCATGCCTATACGGCTGCCGCGATGGCCCAGGCGGGCAGGGACGTGGAGAAAATCGTGCTGGCGAGGGCGGTCAAGCTGGTTTTAGAGGAACGTGTATTTCTGCACGGTAACCGAACCGTCGTATTTGAATAG